From the genome of bacterium, one region includes:
- the alaS gene encoding alanine--tRNA ligase, with amino-acid sequence MRATEIRQTFLGYFADRGHAVVPSSSLLIKDDPSLLFTNAGMNQFKLVFLGQESRPYKTACSSQKCFRVSGKHNDLENVGVTPRHHTFFEMLGNFSFGDYFKEEAIGYAWEFLTRTIGLDKSRLWVTVFTTDDEAETLWKKIAPELKDRVLRFGEKENYWSMGDVGPCGPCSELHYDLGPQYGCGRPGCGVNCDCNRYLEIWNLVFMQFNRGADGTTVPLPKPSVDTGMGFERLAAVVQGKTSNYDSDLFQPIIRAIAEDCGVPYSTGEKGIPHRVCADHLRGLTFTIADGGMPGNEGAGYVLRRILRRAARHGKSLGYHGPFLHRFVDTVIDVMADAYPELRQRRDHIVHVIESEESRFAETLDAGLQRFEEVKKLAKNKVIPGVEAFKLYDTFGFPLDLTEVLAREAGLTVDEAGFEAALAEQRERSRAQTGFKDQSVSKAVGLGIESKFVYDATRLEAKILWVSDDNASIVLDQTPFYTESGGQIDDIGEIVAGNDLVFAVEWMEKADKAIVHHGHAVKGNPSEWIGKTVSAEVAAARRRMIQRNHTATHLLHKALHMYVGPHALQAGSLVAPDRLRFDFSNPGPLSREQLDNIETEVNRAILANYPVTPYITEYKKAIADGVTALFGEKYGDTVRVLKINDYSMELCGGTHVRSTGEIGLFRIASETGVAAGVRRIEAITGEAAYAKARADDDALKRAAELLKTSPDKLIERVEALLAEFKSLKSDLDKARKRLVEGNHQLQAEKLDGFDIHLLMPEPYDSLDEAKAVADAAKKRPEPTVAYITTSAGATLISSSAPKVLDAGQFLKSVAAARQGRGGGRADFAQGSIPPLSKAEVSQLLAAFLRGKTQG; translated from the coding sequence ATGAGAGCCACTGAGATACGCCAAACGTTCCTGGGATATTTCGCCGATCGCGGCCATGCCGTGGTCCCCTCCTCGTCCCTGCTTATCAAGGATGACCCGTCGTTGCTGTTCACCAACGCCGGGATGAACCAGTTCAAGTTGGTCTTCCTCGGTCAGGAGAGCCGTCCCTACAAGACCGCCTGCTCGTCGCAGAAGTGCTTCCGAGTCTCCGGCAAACACAACGACCTCGAGAATGTCGGCGTCACGCCGCGGCATCACACCTTTTTTGAGATGCTGGGCAATTTCTCCTTCGGCGACTACTTCAAGGAAGAGGCGATCGGGTACGCGTGGGAGTTTCTCACGCGAACAATCGGCCTCGACAAGTCGCGGCTGTGGGTGACGGTGTTCACCACCGATGATGAAGCCGAGACGCTGTGGAAGAAGATCGCGCCGGAGTTGAAGGACCGGGTGCTGCGCTTCGGCGAGAAGGAGAACTACTGGTCGATGGGGGATGTCGGCCCCTGCGGGCCCTGTTCGGAATTGCACTATGATCTGGGACCCCAGTACGGGTGCGGCAGGCCCGGTTGCGGCGTCAATTGCGACTGCAACCGCTACCTGGAAATCTGGAATCTGGTCTTCATGCAATTCAACCGCGGCGCCGACGGAACCACCGTGCCGCTGCCGAAGCCGTCGGTCGACACCGGCATGGGGTTCGAGCGGCTGGCGGCGGTGGTGCAGGGGAAGACATCCAACTATGATTCCGACCTCTTCCAGCCGATCATCCGCGCCATCGCCGAGGACTGCGGCGTGCCTTACAGCACGGGGGAAAAGGGCATCCCACATCGTGTCTGCGCCGATCATCTGCGCGGGCTGACTTTCACCATCGCCGACGGCGGCATGCCGGGCAACGAGGGCGCCGGGTATGTGTTGCGCCGCATCCTGCGCCGCGCCGCGCGGCATGGGAAGTCGCTGGGGTACCACGGGCCCTTCCTGCACCGGTTTGTCGACACCGTGATCGACGTGATGGCCGATGCCTACCCCGAGCTGCGCCAACGCCGCGACCACATCGTGCATGTGATCGAAAGCGAGGAGTCGCGGTTTGCCGAGACGCTCGATGCCGGGCTGCAGCGCTTCGAGGAAGTCAAGAAGCTGGCGAAGAACAAGGTCATCCCCGGGGTTGAGGCGTTCAAACTCTACGACACCTTCGGCTTCCCGCTTGATCTGACCGAAGTGCTGGCGCGCGAGGCCGGATTGACCGTGGATGAGGCGGGATTCGAGGCGGCGCTGGCCGAGCAGCGCGAACGCTCACGCGCGCAGACCGGATTCAAGGATCAATCGGTCTCCAAGGCGGTCGGATTGGGGATTGAGTCAAAGTTTGTCTATGATGCCACCCGTCTGGAGGCGAAAATCCTCTGGGTCTCCGATGACAACGCCTCGATCGTGCTCGACCAGACGCCGTTCTATACCGAATCGGGCGGGCAGATCGACGACATCGGCGAGATTGTTGCAGGCAACGATCTGGTGTTCGCGGTTGAATGGATGGAAAAAGCCGACAAGGCCATCGTCCACCACGGGCATGCGGTCAAGGGGAACCCGTCAGAGTGGATCGGCAAGACCGTCTCAGCCGAAGTCGCGGCGGCGCGTCGCCGAATGATCCAGCGCAACCACACCGCGACCCATCTCCTGCACAAAGCGCTGCACATGTATGTCGGGCCGCATGCGTTGCAGGCCGGGTCGCTGGTCGCGCCCGACCGTCTGCGCTTCGACTTCTCCAACCCCGGGCCGCTGTCGCGCGAGCAACTGGACAATATCGAAACCGAGGTCAATCGCGCGATCCTGGCCAACTACCCGGTCACGCCCTATATCACCGAATACAAGAAGGCGATTGCCGACGGCGTCACCGCCCTGTTCGGCGAAAAGTATGGCGACACCGTGCGCGTTTTGAAAATCAATGACTACTCCATGGAACTCTGCGGCGGGACGCATGTGCGCTCGACCGGCGAGATTGGATTGTTCCGGATTGCTTCCGAGACCGGTGTGGCCGCGGGAGTGCGTCGTATCGAGGCCATCACCGGCGAAGCCGCCTATGCAAAGGCGCGCGCCGATGACGACGCCTTGAAACGCGCCGCCGAGTTGCTCAAGACTTCCCCGGACAAACTGATCGAGCGGGTTGAAGCGCTGTTGGCCGAATTCAAGTCACTGAAATCCGATCTGGACAAGGCGCGCAAGCGACTGGTTGAGGGCAATCATCAGTTGCAGGCCGAGAAGCTCGACGGATTCGACATTCATCTGCTGATGCCCGAACCCTACGATTCCCTCGATGAGGCGAAGGCCGTGGCCGATGCCGCCAAGAAGCGGCCGGAACCCACGGTCGCCTACATCACCACCTCGGCCGGAGCGACACTGATTTCCTCCAGCGCGCCGAAGGTGCTGGATGCCGGCCAGTTCCTCAAGTCGGTGGCGGCGGCGCGTCAGGGCCGCGGCGGCGGACGCGCCGATTTCGCGCAGGGAAGCATTCCGCCGCTGTCGAAGGCGGAGGTGTCGCAACTTCTCGCCGCGTTCCTCCGGGGCAAGACGCAGGGATGA
- a CDS encoding regulatory protein RecX yields MKNRQIDAEKPQVWEPDIAASDLRLMKLTKLDTHPARPGKVRLYIDGVYAFELSRKSILALKVAEGEALTAERHRLLELTAAREAAIGLLARRERSRAELRTALRRKKFDVAVIDTVLGQIEADGLQSDARFASAWVETRRRLSPRGKAALAYELRQKGIPDARAAEALRRYSGQDEQAALRELIASRLARWDGAKEERSKLKQRLLGFLSRRGFAYEDIRAVLARDFPDWL; encoded by the coding sequence ATGAAGAATCGCCAGATCGATGCCGAGAAGCCGCAAGTCTGGGAGCCGGATATCGCGGCGTCTGACCTTCGCCTGATGAAACTCACCAAACTCGATACGCATCCGGCGCGGCCGGGGAAGGTGCGCCTATATATCGATGGGGTGTACGCCTTCGAATTGTCGCGCAAATCAATTCTGGCGTTGAAGGTGGCCGAGGGGGAGGCGCTGACAGCCGAGCGTCATCGTCTTCTGGAATTGACCGCCGCGCGCGAGGCGGCGATCGGGCTTCTGGCGCGGCGTGAGCGGTCGCGCGCCGAACTGCGAACCGCGCTGCGGCGGAAGAAGTTCGACGTGGCCGTCATCGACACCGTGCTGGGGCAGATCGAGGCCGATGGGTTGCAGAGCGACGCCCGGTTCGCGTCGGCGTGGGTCGAGACCCGTCGTCGGCTGTCGCCGCGCGGGAAGGCGGCGCTCGCCTACGAACTGCGGCAGAAGGGCATTCCCGATGCCCGGGCGGCGGAAGCGTTGCGGCGTTACAGCGGCCAGGATGAGCAGGCCGCCCTGCGCGAGTTGATCGCCTCACGGCTGGCGCGTTGGGACGGGGCGAAGGAGGAGCGCTCAAAACTGAAGCAACGGCTCCTCGGATTCCTTTCGCGGCGCGGCTTCGCCTACGAGGACATCCGCGCTGTCCTCGCCCGTGATTTCCCCGATTGGCTCTGA